The sequence below is a genomic window from Paenibacillus sp. DCT19.
CATTGGATAGCATTTCCGGATCATCGCTAATTAGCGAAAGAACGTTAAGTTCCCCGCTAAATCCACCAATTACCGCCGTGGGAGAGAATTCTCCCTCCTCATCCTGTTTGGCAACCGGTTCATCAGATTGCAGAGGAAGACTCTCAATACGTAATTGATTGGGGTGTAACAGTTCTAGAGCTCTTCGAGCAGACTCTGCATCAGACCAACTCGTAAAGACTGCCTCAATCATTACTGTGGAATGAACGTCTTCACTCATGCAGCTCTCTTCCTTGACGACGATCGGCAGCTTCACTTCGACGCAATGCCTCTACATCATCATGATCAGCTGACTCACTACTAAATTCCACATCTTCATTTTTTGCAGATTGCAATCGTTTCATTTTCTCAGTCTTCGTCAAAATTTTGCCCGGGCGTTCATGTTCTGCCATGTCATCTTCCTCCTTTAGTATCAGTGCTCTATTATGGATGGGGTCTAACTAGATCATGCCACCAGCCTGCTCAATAATGGATAGGGCACGGTGATGTACTGATTCATCTACGACTACAGTGAGCAGAACATCCCTACCTGTTGGGCCTTCTTGTCCACCATCACTCATGCCGCTTGCGGCAGGATCTGCAGCAGCCATAATTCCGGCGGTCACATTCATTCCCATTGCTCCAGGCACCCACGAAGAGTAACTACCAGAAACTCCTGGTGTGTAGGAGGCTCCACTTGGACCTACCCCTGCATAACGGCTGAAACGATTGATCGACAGGTCCTCCACACGTAACGCCTCCAATTTTTTGGCAGCGCCTTCTGCTTGCTCTGGGCTATGGAAGTACGCCAAAATGTTTTTCTCACTCATCTGGTCACACCTGCTTCCCTAGTTTTCGTATATGGGCTATCCCTTATCGTTCTCGCTCTGCTATTCTGCCGCAATGCTCCTCCATTTATGCACAAAAAAGGACACCATGACGAATAACAGCAATGATGTCCTTTCATATTTACAATATTGATGGCAAACGATCTAAATAAATTTCCCCGACTTTATGACATACAAGCCGATTGGTTAATACAGCAATACGTCTATTAGTCACCACGGAATGCGCGTTTTACTCGATCAAAGAAGGATTGCTCATGCTCATGAGTTTGTTCTCCATCTAGGGCAGCAATTTGGCGCAACAGATCTTTCTGCTCGTCATTCAGCTTGCTAGGTGTAACAACAACCACTTTTACATGTTGATCCCCTTGACCCATACCGCGCAGGCGTGGAACCCCTTTGCCTTTGAGGCGGAAATAAGTTCCGGTTTGTGTACCCGCTGGAATTTTCAACTTCACTTTTTCAGTCAACGTTGGAATTTCAATCTCATCTCCCAATGCTGCCTGAGCAAACGTCAGTGGAATCTCGCAGTAAATATCGTCTCCTTCACGTTCGAAGAAATCATGTGATTTCACACGAATAACAATATACAAGTCTCCCGCTGGGCCACCACGCAGGCCACCTTCACCTTCACCTGTCATACGCAGTTGTGCACCATCATCTACGCCCGCTGGAATGCGAACATGGATTTTGCGTTGCTTGCGTACTTTACCGCTACCACTGCACGTTGTACATTTTTCTTTAATAATTTGTCCTGTACCACTACAGTTTGAACATGCACGGCGATTCACCATACGACCAAATGGAGTGTTCTGAACAACTTCCTGTTGTCCACTACCTTTGCAGACCGTACATGTTTCTGGTTTCGTTCCTGGTTTAGCACCTGAACCGTGACAAGTGTCACAACCTTCAGTACGCGGAATCGTAATGTCCGTTTCTTTACCAAAGACAGCCTCTTTGAACTCAATGGTCATGGTGTATTGCAGATCGTTCCCACGTTGCGGTGCATTCGGATCGCGTCGTCCGCCGCCACCACCGCCAAAGAACATATCGAAGATATCGCCAAATCCACCGCCACCAAAATCGCCGCCACCGCCGAATCCACCTTGATTCGGATCAATATGCCCATATTGGTCATACTGCGCACGTTTCTGGCCGTCACTGACAACATCATAAGCTTCCTTCACTTCTTTGAACTTGGCTTCCGCATCATCCGCTTTGTTTACGTCAGGGTGATACTGACGTGCAAGCTTACGGTATGCCTTTTTGATCTCCTCGTCGCTTGCATTTTTGCCAACGCCGAGCACCTCATAATAATCACGTTTTTCAGCCACTCTTCCACCCCCATAACATTCACCATATCGCACATCGTGACAAAAGGAAAGTCAAAGCACGGGAGCCCCGGCTATGACTTTCCCCTCAATCCGAACGTCACCGATGTTTCATTCGCCTACATGCGCGAATTAGTTTTGTTTTTTATCTTCGTCTACTACTTCGTAATCCGCGTCAACAACGTTATCACGTTTAGCAGAACCTTGTTGCTCTTCAGCACCTTGAGCCGCTTGCTCTTGTGCTTGTGCTTGCTCATACAGTTTTACGGACAGTTGTTGAACGATCTCTGTCAGTTCTTCTGTAGCTGCTTTGATGTCTTCCAAGTTGTCTGTAGCTACTACACCTTGCAATTTTTCTTTTGCAGCGTTAGCTTTTTCAACTTCACCAGCGTCAGCTTTTTCACCAAGATCTTTAATCGTTTTGTCCACAGAGTAGATCAGTTGGTCTGCACTGTTTTTAGCTTCAACGAGTTCTTTGCGTTTTTTATCTTCCTCAGCATGCAGCTCAGCATCTTTCATCATTTGCTCAACTTCAGCATCGCTCAAACCGCTGGAAGAAGTGATTGTGATTTTTTGTGTTTTGTTTGTACCTTTATCTGTTGCAGATACGTTAACAATACCGTTGGCATCAATATCGAAGCTAACTTCGATTTGTGGAACTCCACGTGGAGCTGGTGGGATATCTCCCAGCATGAAGCGTCCAAGTGATTTGTTACCCGCTGCCATCTCACGCTCACCTTGCAGGACGTGGATCTCAACGCTTGGTTGATTGTCCGCATAAGTGGAGAACACTTGAGATTTACTTGTAGGAATCGTTGTGTTGCGTTCGATCATTTTGGTAAACACGCCACCTGCAGTTTCGATACCCAGGGACAATGGAGTTACGTCAAGCAATACAACGTCTTTCACATCACCTGTCAGTACGCCCGCTTGTACAGCAGCACCCAAAGCTACAACTTCATCCGGGTTAACGCCTTTGTGAGGCTCTTTACCTGTCAGTTTTTTGATTGCTTCTTGTACTGCTGGAATACGTGTGGATCCACCAACCAATACGATTTTGTCGATATCGTTAGCAGTCATACCCGCATCGCTCAATGCGCGACGAGTTGGTTCAAGCGTACGCTCAACCAGACCAGCAGAAATTTCTTCGAATTTCGCACGGCTCAGGTTCAATTCCAAGTGTTGAGGAACGCCGTCAGCCACAGTAATAAACGGCAGGGAGATCGTTGTAGTCAATACGCCGGAAAGTTCTTTTTTCGCTTTTTCCGCTGCATCTTTCAAACGTTGAACCGCTGCTTTATCTTTGCTCAGATCAATACCTTGATCTTTCTTAAATTCACTTACGAGGTAATCAATGATTACTTGGTCGAAGTCATCTCCACCCAATTGGTTGTCACCACTAGTTGCTTTAACTTCGAAGAATCCATCGCCAAGTTCAAGGATAGATACGTCGAACGTACCGCCACCAAGGTCATACACGAGGATCGTTTGATCTTCGGATTTCTCCATACCATATGCCAGAGCCGCTGCTGTTGGTTCGTTGACGATACGCAGAACTTCCAAACCAGCGATTTTACCAGCATCTTTCGTTGCTTGACGCTGACTGTCATTGAAGTAAGCTGGAACTGTGATAACCGCTTGAGTTACCGTTTGACCCAGGTAAGCTTCAGCATCAGCTTTCAGCTTTTGCAGGATGATTGCAGAGATCTCTTGTGGAGAATAATCTTTGCTGTCGATTGTTTCTTTATGGGAAGTACCCATGTGACGTTTGATCGAAATGATCGTACGATCTGGATTCGTAATTGCTTGGCGTTTCGCAGTCTCACCTACAACACGCTCACCGTCTTTTTTGAAACCTACTACGGATGGAGTTGTACGTGCGCCTTCTGGGTTTGGAATTACGACAGCCTCGCCGCCTTCCATAACCGCTACGCATGAGTTAGTTGTTCCTAAGTCAATACCGATTACTTTGCTCATCGGAAAATTTCCTCCTTCGACAATTGAGAAGAATCCTTCGATTCTTCATTCTATTATGGTTTATTTTCTTGCTCTATGTGTGCAAACCTCTATATGAAGCTTCGCTGGCATTATACCCTCATGGAGAGGAATTATGAGCTTACCTTAACCATAGCCGGACGAAGCACTTTATCTTTAAGCATATAACCTTTTTGGACTTCCTCAACAACGGTACCTTCTTCATACTCGTCGCTTTCCACTTGCATGATCGCTTGGTGGAATTCAGGATTGAACGGTTGTCCTACCGTCTCCATTGCAGTCAGACCTTCGTTGTTTAACACGGACTCCAACTGGCGGAAGATCATTTGAATGCCTTTGGAAAAAGATTCACTCTCTGTACCTTCAGGTACAGTTGCCATAGCACGCTCGAAATTGTCGATAACCGGCACGAGTTCGGTGATCAGCTTCATCGAAGCATATTTCGCTAGTTCTTCTTTTTCCTTTTGAGTGCGGCGACGGAAGTTGTCAAAATCAGCTTGTGCACGGACAAAGCGTTGCTGATGTTCCTCAGCTTCTGCCATCAAACGTGCGATCTCACCTTGCTCTTGACCTACCATCTCCTCAGCCTGTACTTCTGCAGCACCTGCTTCGTTAACAGGCTCCTGGCTTTCAGCCGCTGTTGTGTCCTGTTGTTCCTGCTCTTCTGCTGCGAATGATTGCTCCTCTTTCAAGATGTTCACCTCCTTATAAGAATGAAATGGTTCATTTCCCGTTCGTGATAAGCATCATGCAGGATAACCCACACAATGCTTATTTGAAACGATGCGTTAACATCGAAGTCAAGTCACGAGAGAGTGTATTTAAAATATGAATGACACGCGCGTAATCCATTCGTGTAGGCCCCAGTATACCAATGGAACCTAAGGCCTCGCCATCCAATGAGTAAGATGCTGTAATTAAGCTGCAATTGGCAAAGGCTTCATGATCATTCTCGGTACCAATCCGTACCTGAATGCCAGATCCACCCGGCACGGGCATCATTAACTTCATCAGTGTTGGCGTTTCATCTAACAGGTCAAGAATATCTTTAACCTTTTCAACATCTTTAAACTCAGGTTGAGTTAACATATTGGTAGCACCGCTAAGGAACAGACGATTGTCGTGCTCATTGTCAAAAGCGCTATTCAGCACCTGCATTACTTCTTCATAGCGATTAATATGTCGTTCCATCTCTTGCCCAAGCTCTGTATAAAGGCGTGATTTGAGTTTATAAATAGGTACACCAACCAATTTGGTATTTAACAGACGTACCACATTCTCCATCTCGGCAACCGAGATTTCCGGTGGAATCTGTACCGTTTTGTTCTCAACTTGGCCTGTATTCGTTACAATAATCGCCACAGCTTCCCGTTCATTGAGCGGTAACAGTTGAAAGTGGCGAAGTGAGGTATGGAACACTTCCGGTCCAAGCAAGATCGAAGTATAGTTGGTCATATGTGACAATATGACTGATGCATGCTGTATGACCTGTTCCATGACATTTAACTTCTCAGCAAAAAATGATTTCAGATCGTCCAATTCTTGAGGCTCCACTTGATTCCACGGAACCAGATGATCGACATAATATCGGTAGCCCTTGTGGGAAGGAATTCGTCCAGCAGATGTATGCGGCTGTTCCAGAAATCCCATATCCTCAAGATCCGCCATCTCATTACGGATCGTCGCTGGACTGTATCCAACATCTCCTCGTTTGGAGATGCTTCGGGACCCTACGGGCTCAGCTGAACGGATATAGTCATCCACTATAGCGTTCAGAATCATACGTTGACGCTCAGTTAACATGGTGAGTATCCCTCCTTCTGACTGCAATGTCCCATGTCGTTAGCACTCAGGTTAGATGAGTGCTAAGCGGTAATACAAAAATACCAAACTGACACGAACATTGTCAAGTCAGTTTCATGACGATGCTCATCAATTTATTACGTATGTTTAAGCTGACATGTTTTTTAGAACGAAGAAGATGGAAATTACGCGATCTCTCTAATAGTATAGACCATTCTCCTCCTGTCATAACACTCAACACTCATTATACATAATATGCATGAAAAAGGATCGCATGAGAGAGAGCTGTTCACTCAAGACTCTGTTCATGCGATCCATTATGCATCAGGCGGAAATTTCTAGTTCTTTCAGCACTGCAATTTCGTCGCAGCAATTTTGTTTGCTGCAATGCACGCAGTCTGTCCATACTTTTTCAGGGAAAATCTCTTTATCTACAATGGCAAAGCCATTTTTCTCAAAGAAAGAAACTTCATAAGTGAGTGCCATCACTTTAGGAATTTTCTGATTCTGAGCTTCTTCCACCAGTCGATCCAGCAACCGGGAACCTATGCCGAGTCCTTTGTGTCCTTCTGAGATACCAAGGGATCTAACCTCAACCAGATCGTTGCCCAAACGGCAAAGCGACCCACATCCCACGACCTCACCATCCACTTCTGCAACGACAAAGTGTTCCAGCTGCCTATGCAGTACTTCCCTTGATCGCGGAAGCATGATCCCACGCTCTGCGTATCCCTTAATCATTTCATATAGCGGTTCAACATCTTCCGGCACGGCTTTTCTGCATATTACCGACATTCTGCTCTCCTCCTATTACCAAGCTTTCCGAAGGAAAGCCAACTTCGTAGTTGTTAAATTACACGCTCTGTCAAATCAATATGAATAAATATACAACAGAGCGTATAGAATTTCAAGCTACGAATTCAGCGATATTGAGCCGATAAACTCAGCAAAAACGTCGTTGCCGAACAGGATACCCT
It includes:
- the dnaK gene encoding molecular chaperone DnaK; translated protein: MSKVIGIDLGTTNSCVAVMEGGEAVVIPNPEGARTTPSVVGFKKDGERVVGETAKRQAITNPDRTIISIKRHMGTSHKETIDSKDYSPQEISAIILQKLKADAEAYLGQTVTQAVITVPAYFNDSQRQATKDAGKIAGLEVLRIVNEPTAAALAYGMEKSEDQTILVYDLGGGTFDVSILELGDGFFEVKATSGDNQLGGDDFDQVIIDYLVSEFKKDQGIDLSKDKAAVQRLKDAAEKAKKELSGVLTTTISLPFITVADGVPQHLELNLSRAKFEEISAGLVERTLEPTRRALSDAGMTANDIDKIVLVGGSTRIPAVQEAIKKLTGKEPHKGVNPDEVVALGAAVQAGVLTGDVKDVVLLDVTPLSLGIETAGGVFTKMIERNTTIPTSKSQVFSTYADNQPSVEIHVLQGEREMAAGNKSLGRFMLGDIPPAPRGVPQIEVSFDIDANGIVNVSATDKGTNKTQKITITSSSGLSDAEVEQMMKDAELHAEEDKKRKELVEAKNSADQLIYSVDKTIKDLGEKADAGEVEKANAAKEKLQGVVATDNLEDIKAATEELTEIVQQLSVKLYEQAQAQEQAAQGAEEQQGSAKRDNVVDADYEVVDEDKKQN
- a CDS encoding N-acetyltransferase, which produces MSVICRKAVPEDVEPLYEMIKGYAERGIMLPRSREVLHRQLEHFVVAEVDGEVVGCGSLCRLGNDLVEVRSLGISEGHKGLGIGSRLLDRLVEEAQNQKIPKVMALTYEVSFFEKNGFAIVDKEIFPEKVWTDCVHCSKQNCCDEIAVLKELEISA
- the dnaJ gene encoding molecular chaperone DnaJ, whose protein sequence is MAEKRDYYEVLGVGKNASDEEIKKAYRKLARQYHPDVNKADDAEAKFKEVKEAYDVVSDGQKRAQYDQYGHIDPNQGGFGGGGDFGGGGFGDIFDMFFGGGGGGRRDPNAPQRGNDLQYTMTIEFKEAVFGKETDITIPRTEGCDTCHGSGAKPGTKPETCTVCKGSGQQEVVQNTPFGRMVNRRACSNCSGTGQIIKEKCTTCSGSGKVRKQRKIHVRIPAGVDDGAQLRMTGEGEGGLRGGPAGDLYIVIRVKSHDFFEREGDDIYCEIPLTFAQAALGDEIEIPTLTEKVKLKIPAGTQTGTYFRLKGKGVPRLRGMGQGDQHVKVVVVTPSKLNDEQKDLLRQIAALDGEQTHEHEQSFFDRVKRAFRGD
- the grpE gene encoding nucleotide exchange factor GrpE — encoded protein: MKEEQSFAAEEQEQQDTTAAESQEPVNEAGAAEVQAEEMVGQEQGEIARLMAEAEEHQQRFVRAQADFDNFRRRTQKEKEELAKYASMKLITELVPVIDNFERAMATVPEGTESESFSKGIQMIFRQLESVLNNEGLTAMETVGQPFNPEFHQAIMQVESDEYEEGTVVEEVQKGYMLKDKVLRPAMVKVSS
- a CDS encoding YfhD family protein — protein: MAEHERPGKILTKTEKMKRLQSAKNEDVEFSSESADHDDVEALRRSEAADRRQGRELHE
- the hrcA gene encoding heat-inducible transcriptional repressor HrcA, with product MLTERQRMILNAIVDDYIRSAEPVGSRSISKRGDVGYSPATIRNEMADLEDMGFLEQPHTSAGRIPSHKGYRYYVDHLVPWNQVEPQELDDLKSFFAEKLNVMEQVIQHASVILSHMTNYTSILLGPEVFHTSLRHFQLLPLNEREAVAIIVTNTGQVENKTVQIPPEISVAEMENVVRLLNTKLVGVPIYKLKSRLYTELGQEMERHINRYEEVMQVLNSAFDNEHDNRLFLSGATNMLTQPEFKDVEKVKDILDLLDETPTLMKLMMPVPGGSGIQVRIGTENDHEAFANCSLITASYSLDGEALGSIGILGPTRMDYARVIHILNTLSRDLTSMLTHRFK